The following proteins are encoded in a genomic region of Methanoculleus oceani:
- a CDS encoding ammonium transporter, whose product MIDTGATAFILICTAMVMLMTPGVGLFYGGLVRRKNFISMLALAFIAFALVSIQWVVFGYSLAFGTDINGLIGGLEYAFLEGVGMEGDGIPDLLFMAFQMVFAGLTLAIVTSGVAERIKISSFVVFGLLWTTLVYDPLAHWAWGGGWAAQFGALDFAGGTVVHISSGFSALALALVIGKRLGFGSHGMEPNNIPMVLLGGALLWFGWFGFNAGSALTADGLAANAFVATNIAAAAGALAWLCAAWIRGRPGSVGIISGAIAGLVAITPAAGFVTPMAAIPIGAAAGLVCYGALLFRVHRGLDESLDAWAIHGMGGIFGALATGVFAAAAIGGVDGLLYGNPGQFLIQLADVAVVVAYSFGATYVIAKIIDAVMGLRVTEEEEYVGLDIAQHGESVRV is encoded by the coding sequence ATGATTGATACCGGCGCTACGGCGTTTATCCTCATCTGTACGGCTATGGTCATGCTGATGACGCCGGGAGTAGGGCTCTTCTACGGCGGGCTCGTGCGGCGGAAGAACTTCATCTCCATGCTCGCGCTAGCGTTCATCGCGTTCGCCCTCGTCAGCATCCAGTGGGTCGTCTTCGGCTACAGCCTGGCCTTCGGCACCGATATCAACGGGCTGATCGGGGGCCTGGAGTACGCCTTCCTGGAGGGCGTCGGGATGGAAGGCGACGGGATTCCGGACCTGCTCTTTATGGCGTTCCAGATGGTCTTTGCGGGCCTCACGCTTGCAATCGTGACATCCGGGGTCGCGGAGCGGATAAAGATCAGTTCGTTCGTCGTCTTCGGCCTGCTCTGGACGACGCTCGTCTACGACCCGCTTGCCCACTGGGCGTGGGGCGGCGGATGGGCCGCGCAGTTTGGGGCGCTCGACTTCGCCGGCGGCACGGTCGTCCACATCAGTTCCGGCTTCTCGGCGCTTGCGCTTGCGCTCGTCATCGGAAAGCGTCTCGGGTTCGGTTCGCACGGCATGGAACCGAACAACATCCCGATGGTCCTCCTCGGCGGGGCGCTCCTCTGGTTCGGGTGGTTCGGATTCAACGCCGGTAGCGCTCTCACCGCGGACGGCCTTGCAGCAAACGCGTTTGTCGCAACGAACATCGCGGCCGCTGCCGGGGCTCTCGCCTGGCTCTGCGCTGCCTGGATTCGCGGCAGGCCGGGTTCGGTCGGGATCATCAGCGGTGCCATCGCGGGCCTCGTCGCCATCACTCCGGCAGCCGGATTCGTCACGCCCATGGCTGCCATTCCGATCGGCGCCGCTGCCGGCCTCGTCTGCTACGGTGCCCTGCTCTTCCGGGTCCACAGGGGCCTGGATGAGAGCCTCGATGCATGGGCAATCCACGGTATGGGCGGCATCTTCGGCGCTCTCGCAACCGGGGTCTTCGCCGCCGCGGCAATAGGGGGCGTGGATGGTCTGCTCTACGGGAACCCGGGTCAGTTCCTCATCCAGCTCGCCGATGTGGCCGTGGTCGTGGCGTACTCGTTCGGCGCGACCTACGTCATCGCGAAGATCATCGATGCGGTGATGGGCCTGCGCGTCACCGAGGAGGAAGAGTATGTCGGACTGGACATCGCCCAGCACGGCGAGTCCGTGCGGGTGTGA
- a CDS encoding DUF2115 domain-containing protein yields the protein MSTGRRETDVRRNCDRLRSATTRAELAEILYREVSDYSLFDLQAVRGRVEQDLRSVPAGYRRRLYPRMIEMIFETHHTLIASMRRGNPDMSDEPLAEEFQEFARMVEKTCLTQDEGERHLELLYFLLAAFNMFVLGRPGHPTGTPFPGGLEVEVRDGEYLCPIREKADDVENALCPYCPAKQSDV from the coding sequence ATGAGCACGGGGAGAAGAGAGACGGACGTCCGCCGGAACTGTGACCGCCTGCGGTCGGCAACGACCCGGGCGGAACTTGCGGAGATTCTCTACAGGGAGGTTTCGGACTACTCGCTCTTCGACCTCCAGGCGGTGCGGGGAAGGGTGGAGCAGGATCTCCGGTCCGTTCCCGCCGGATACCGGCGGCGCCTCTATCCCCGGATGATCGAAATGATCTTTGAGACGCATCATACCCTCATCGCCAGCATGCGCCGGGGCAATCCGGACATGTCGGATGAGCCGCTCGCGGAGGAGTTCCAGGAATTCGCTCGAATGGTCGAAAAGACGTGCCTTACACAGGATGAGGGTGAGCGGCACCTCGAACTCCTCTACTTCCTTCTCGCCGCCTTCAACATGTTCGTCCTCGGGCGCCCCGGCCACCCGACGGGCACGCCGTTTCCCGGCGGGCTCGAGGTCGAGGTCAGGGACGGGGAGTACCTCTGTCCCATCCGGGAGAAGGCCGACGACGTCGAGAATGCTCTCTGCCCCTACTGCCCGGCAAAACAGAGCGACGTCTGA
- a CDS encoding nitroreductase family protein — translation MSPIGGTVNLGVTVIRSRHSVRKYKDSPVEDKTVKDALDCARLAPTARNEQPWLFGTVRNRDTLRAIADLAENARFIADAPICFAVFGKRDAKYYLEDCCAATMQLLLALQAWGVGSCWVAGEKKDYAEDVRKLLNVPEEYALVSLVPAGYPEEIKITKKKILDEVAFFERYEEE, via the coding sequence ATGAGTCCGATAGGTGGAACGGTTAATCTCGGTGTCACCGTGATACGGAGCAGGCACAGCGTGCGGAAGTACAAGGACAGTCCCGTCGAGGATAAGACCGTCAAAGACGCCCTCGACTGCGCGCGCCTTGCCCCTACTGCGAGAAACGAGCAGCCCTGGCTATTTGGGACCGTCAGGAACCGCGATACGCTGCGGGCGATTGCGGACCTGGCCGAGAATGCCCGGTTCATCGCCGATGCACCCATCTGCTTCGCCGTCTTCGGGAAGAGGGATGCGAAGTACTACCTCGAGGACTGCTGTGCAGCGACGATGCAGCTCCTCCTCGCGCTCCAGGCATGGGGGGTCGGGTCCTGCTGGGTTGCGGGAGAGAAGAAGGACTACGCCGAGGATGTCCGGAAACTCCTCAACGTCCCGGAGGAGTACGCACTTGTATCCCTCGTGCCCGCGGGATACCCCGAGGAGATCAAGATCACGAAGAAGAAGATTCTCGACGAGGTCGCGTTCTTCGAGCGTTATGAAGAAGAATAG
- a CDS encoding TraB/GumN family protein: MTEIRLVGTAHVSQKSVEDVRSAIEEFQPDIVGVELDRGRFIALTEEAAEPSVTEILKSGNFGQLLVQWVLTYIQQRIGAETGVKPGDEMLVAIEEAQAHQKPLAFIDRDIRITLARFWGMMGIWEKIKLIGALIYSLVSVEGQEIDVDEFTNQDVVSAAMEEFRKFSPRGAQALIDERDAYLAHQILMLGSRYERVLAVVGAGHIQGVQRYLDAPETLPPLPALTAGVKGLPWAKILGTAVTALFLLLIVAIAFSGVGFDVLLTALLYWIVINGVLSAAFTLIAGGHPLSAVTAFAVSWLTSLNPLLAAGWFAAIVEAKIRKPAAGELRQIIEAETFSEMRKIPLFRVVLVAALANVGSTLGTVLYFLFIFPVLGIDPAVVIVDGFSNMLQMIQGLF; the protein is encoded by the coding sequence ATGACTGAGATCCGTCTCGTCGGGACGGCTCATGTCTCGCAGAAGAGCGTCGAGGACGTCCGGTCCGCTATCGAGGAGTTCCAGCCCGACATCGTCGGTGTCGAGCTCGACCGGGGCCGGTTCATAGCGCTCACAGAGGAGGCGGCCGAGCCCTCGGTCACGGAGATCCTGAAGAGCGGGAACTTCGGCCAGCTCCTTGTCCAGTGGGTGCTCACCTACATCCAGCAGCGGATCGGCGCCGAGACCGGCGTGAAACCCGGTGACGAGATGCTGGTCGCCATCGAGGAGGCCCAGGCCCACCAGAAGCCCCTGGCGTTCATCGACCGGGATATCCGGATCACGCTGGCCCGGTTCTGGGGTATGATGGGGATCTGGGAGAAGATCAAACTCATCGGGGCCCTGATCTACTCTCTTGTGAGTGTCGAGGGCCAGGAGATCGACGTGGACGAGTTCACGAACCAGGACGTGGTGAGTGCCGCGATGGAGGAGTTTCGGAAGTTCTCCCCCCGGGGTGCCCAGGCCCTGATCGATGAGCGGGATGCGTATCTTGCTCACCAGATCCTGATGCTCGGGAGCCGTTATGAGCGGGTGCTGGCGGTCGTCGGTGCCGGGCACATCCAGGGGGTGCAGCGCTACCTTGACGCACCGGAGACGCTGCCGCCGCTCCCGGCCCTGACCGCCGGGGTGAAAGGCCTGCCGTGGGCAAAGATCCTCGGGACGGCGGTCACCGCTCTCTTCCTCCTCCTGATCGTCGCCATAGCCTTCTCCGGCGTGGGGTTCGACGTTCTGCTGACCGCTCTCCTCTACTGGATCGTGATCAACGGTGTCTTAAGCGCCGCGTTCACGCTGATAGCCGGTGGGCATCCCCTCTCGGCAGTCACGGCGTTTGCCGTCTCCTGGCTGACGTCGCTCAACCCGCTGCTTGCGGCGGGATGGTTTGCGGCCATCGTCGAGGCGAAGATAAGGAAGCCTGCTGCCGGCGAGTTGCGGCAGATCATCGAGGCGGAGACCTTCTCGGAGATGCGGAAGATCCCGCTCTTCCGGGTGGTGCTGGTTGCAGCCCTCGCGAACGTCGGGAGCACGCTCGGGACCGTCCTCTACTTCCTGTTCATCTTCCCGGTCCTCGGGATCGATCCGGCCGTGGTCATCGTCGACGGCTTCTCGAACATGCTGCAGATGATACAGGGCCTCTTCTAG
- a CDS encoding YkgJ family cysteine cluster protein, with protein sequence MLGVDEVASRVGSFGFRCRECGACCRRVAEDSNLVIVSPAEVRTIMAATGMAWDEVAEPYPDFIDAGNGGAYTLAWCIRRTADACIFLRDGRCSVYAHRPWICRTYPFMLMDDDLRVSECPGLGTPLSLRGAHDAAADLCRRQAAEAAEEAGIRVVYRRATVPPGKRAVIDSEGVKVLHD encoded by the coding sequence ATGCTCGGAGTAGACGAAGTTGCGAGCCGGGTCGGGTCCTTCGGGTTCCGCTGCCGGGAGTGCGGTGCCTGCTGCCGGCGGGTCGCGGAGGACTCAAACCTCGTGATCGTGAGCCCGGCCGAGGTCCGGACAATCATGGCGGCGACCGGGATGGCCTGGGACGAGGTTGCCGAGCCCTACCCCGACTTCATCGATGCCGGGAACGGCGGGGCGTACACCCTTGCCTGGTGCATCAGGCGCACGGCCGATGCCTGTATCTTTCTCCGGGACGGGCGGTGCTCCGTCTATGCCCATCGTCCCTGGATCTGCCGCACCTACCCGTTTATGCTGATGGACGATGACCTGCGAGTCTCGGAATGCCCCGGCCTCGGCACGCCCCTCTCCCTTCGCGGCGCGCACGATGCAGCGGCCGACCTCTGCAGGCGGCAGGCCGCCGAGGCGGCAGAGGAGGCCGGTATCCGCGTCGTATACCGGAGAGCGACGGTGCCGCCGGGAAAGCGCGCCGTGATCGACAGCGAAGGCGTGAAGGTACTCCATGACTGA
- a CDS encoding GMP synthase subunit A — MLPLYVVNNHGQFNHLILRTLRDMDMEATMISNVTPPAEVARGCRGIILGGGPTLDRAGVAPAYLDLGLPVLGICLGLHIMATARGGAVRQGASGGFGAVEVEILEQNPLLRGYPDRMQVWASHADEVSVVPEGFIRLAESAICGVEAMASPGERLYGIQWHPEVSHTVNGRLLFENFDRICSE, encoded by the coding sequence ATGCTTCCACTCTATGTGGTCAACAATCACGGACAGTTCAACCACCTGATCCTCCGGACGCTCCGTGATATGGATATGGAGGCCACAATGATCTCGAACGTTACGCCACCGGCCGAGGTCGCCCGGGGCTGCCGGGGCATCATCCTCGGCGGCGGCCCGACCCTGGACCGCGCCGGGGTCGCTCCCGCATACCTTGACCTCGGTCTTCCCGTCCTCGGCATCTGTCTTGGGCTGCACATCATGGCGACGGCCCGCGGCGGTGCGGTCCGCCAGGGTGCGAGCGGCGGGTTCGGTGCGGTCGAGGTTGAGATCCTCGAACAGAATCCTCTCCTCCGGGGCTACCCGGATCGGATGCAGGTATGGGCGTCGCATGCGGATGAGGTCTCGGTGGTTCCTGAAGGATTTATCCGGCTTGCAGAGTCGGCCATCTGCGGCGTGGAGGCGATGGCATCTCCCGGTGAGCGCCTCTATGGTATCCAGTGGCACCCGGAGGTCAGCCATACCGTCAACGGACGGCTCCTCTTTGAGAATTTTGACCGGATATGCTCGGAGTAG